A DNA window from Pseudarthrobacter sp. W1I19 contains the following coding sequences:
- a CDS encoding DUF4032 domain-containing protein, translated as MTEEYSAQWHDEPTDYAQVGKLPRFVAASADDGKVVSAASSLNITAAAADPELLDLPWHIALEDWPAENLAALPRGISRHIVRFAHLGGSVIAIKETSEHVARHEYHMLRKLARLDVPCVEPVAVITGRTTLDGKPLNPVLVTRHLKFSMPYRALFSQMLRKDTLTRLIDAQALLLVRLHLVGFYWGDVSLSNTLFRRDAGAFAAYLVDAETGELYPDLSTGQREYDLEIARVNIAGELMDLLDGGLIEEKVDPVATSELIMDSYRRLWAELTEKESFELGERWRVGARIRRLNELGFDVEEYAIKTTQNGSTIQLQPKVVDAGHHMRRLLRLTGLDAQENQARRLLNDMDTFRADNNPDMDEEYSAHLWVSQVFEPIVRSIPRDLSGKLEPAEVVHEVLEHRWYMSEKQERHIPLAEAVQSYIDSILRHRRDEAAIMLNPPTGLLKILEVETEESRYGDEESIDEYPDVDD; from the coding sequence ATGACCGAGGAATACAGCGCCCAGTGGCACGACGAACCCACCGACTATGCGCAGGTGGGCAAATTGCCCCGGTTTGTGGCCGCGAGTGCGGACGACGGCAAGGTCGTCTCGGCAGCCAGCTCCCTGAACATCACGGCAGCAGCGGCCGATCCCGAGCTGCTGGACCTGCCCTGGCACATCGCCCTGGAGGACTGGCCGGCTGAAAACCTGGCCGCCCTCCCCCGCGGCATCTCCCGGCACATCGTCCGCTTCGCCCACCTTGGCGGTTCGGTCATCGCCATCAAGGAAACCTCCGAGCACGTCGCCCGGCACGAATACCACATGCTCCGCAAGCTGGCCAGGCTGGATGTCCCGTGCGTTGAGCCGGTGGCCGTGATCACCGGCCGCACCACCCTGGACGGAAAACCGCTGAACCCCGTCCTGGTCACGCGTCACCTGAAGTTCTCCATGCCCTACCGGGCCCTTTTCTCCCAGATGCTTCGCAAGGACACCCTCACCAGGCTCATCGACGCGCAGGCGCTGCTGCTGGTGCGGCTGCACCTGGTTGGCTTCTACTGGGGCGACGTTTCCTTGTCCAACACCCTGTTCCGCCGCGATGCAGGCGCGTTTGCCGCCTACCTGGTGGATGCAGAAACCGGCGAGCTGTATCCGGACCTTTCCACCGGCCAGCGCGAGTACGATCTCGAAATCGCCCGCGTGAACATCGCCGGTGAGCTGATGGACCTGCTGGACGGAGGGTTGATCGAGGAGAAGGTGGATCCCGTGGCCACCAGCGAGCTGATCATGGACAGCTACCGACGCCTGTGGGCTGAGCTGACGGAGAAGGAATCCTTTGAACTCGGCGAACGATGGCGGGTGGGCGCGCGCATCCGGCGGCTCAACGAACTCGGCTTCGACGTCGAAGAGTACGCCATCAAGACCACCCAGAACGGGTCCACCATCCAGCTGCAGCCCAAGGTGGTTGACGCCGGCCACCACATGAGGCGCCTGCTGCGGCTGACCGGCCTTGACGCCCAGGAAAACCAGGCCCGTCGCCTGCTCAACGACATGGATACATTCCGGGCGGACAACAACCCTGACATGGACGAGGAATACAGCGCCCACCTGTGGGTCAGCCAGGTCTTCGAGCCCATTGTGAGGTCCATTCCGCGGGACCTGTCCGGCAAGCTGGAGCCCGCCGAAGTGGTGCACGAGGTCCTCGAACACCGCTGGTATATGTCCGAAAAACAGGAACGGCACATCCCCCTCGCCGAAGCCGTTCAGTCCTACATCGACTCCATCCTGCGGCACCGCCGGGATGAGGCGGCCATTATGCTGAACCCGCCCACCGGGCTGCTGAAAATCCTCGAGGTGGAAACGGAAGAGTCCCGGTACGGCGACGAGGAATCCATCGACGAATACCCGGACGTGGACGACTAA
- a CDS encoding FAD-binding oxidoreductase has protein sequence MGSVAVQELEAGLASGQVDREETTLIRYAVDQAPILDYQLPLAVVFPESVEDVQAVVRICAAARVAIVPRGAGTGVSGGAHATKGCVILSLERMDRILALNPDDETAVVEPGVINAVLNEAAAQHGLMYAPDPASFRSSTIGGNVATNAGGLRCAKYGVTRDSVLALDVVLADGSLLHTGHQTFKGVAGYDLTGLFVGSEGTLGVVVGVTVRLKYLPREVHTIAAFYPDFRQAAAGVLAVGRARVQPAIMELLDGGTLAQLDDIHGSDLAARGRSLLLIQTDGFGAAAEARMVREVLAAGGATVTTEASAEAERLVELRRHSRGVEVDDEYRVGEDVAVPRSRLVDYVAALEAMAVQHNVHLKVVAHAGDGNLHPTFWIDRQDKLVDEGALERLHRALDESITAALGMGGTITGEHGVGQYKLRWLGQEQPEPLRELQRRIKDLFDPAGILNPGKAI, from the coding sequence GTGGGAAGCGTGGCAGTTCAGGAGCTGGAGGCCGGCCTGGCGAGTGGTCAGGTGGACCGGGAAGAGACCACGCTCATCCGGTATGCGGTGGACCAGGCGCCGATCCTTGACTACCAGCTGCCGTTGGCAGTGGTGTTTCCGGAGTCGGTGGAAGACGTCCAGGCAGTAGTACGGATATGCGCCGCTGCCAGGGTGGCAATCGTGCCCCGCGGGGCGGGAACCGGCGTTTCCGGCGGCGCCCATGCCACCAAGGGCTGCGTCATCCTGTCCCTCGAGCGGATGGACCGGATCCTTGCGCTGAACCCGGATGATGAAACAGCAGTGGTGGAGCCGGGCGTCATCAACGCGGTACTTAATGAAGCCGCAGCGCAACACGGACTGATGTATGCGCCGGACCCCGCCAGCTTCCGCAGCTCCACCATTGGCGGAAATGTGGCGACGAACGCCGGCGGGCTGCGGTGCGCCAAGTACGGCGTCACCCGGGACTCCGTGCTTGCGCTGGACGTGGTCCTGGCGGACGGCTCGCTCCTGCACACCGGTCACCAGACGTTCAAGGGCGTGGCCGGGTACGATCTGACCGGCCTCTTCGTGGGGTCGGAAGGAACGCTGGGCGTCGTGGTGGGCGTGACGGTGCGTCTCAAGTACCTTCCCCGGGAAGTGCACACCATCGCAGCCTTCTACCCGGACTTCCGGCAAGCCGCAGCCGGAGTGCTGGCCGTGGGCAGGGCGCGCGTCCAGCCCGCCATCATGGAACTGCTCGACGGCGGCACGCTGGCACAGCTGGATGACATCCACGGGTCGGACCTCGCCGCCCGGGGCCGCTCCCTGCTGCTGATCCAGACCGACGGCTTCGGCGCCGCCGCCGAGGCCCGGATGGTCCGCGAGGTCCTGGCAGCTGGCGGGGCAACCGTCACCACCGAAGCCAGTGCCGAAGCGGAACGGCTCGTGGAACTGCGGCGCCACAGCCGGGGCGTGGAAGTGGACGACGAGTACCGGGTGGGGGAGGACGTCGCCGTTCCCCGGTCCCGCCTGGTGGACTACGTGGCCGCCCTGGAGGCCATGGCCGTGCAGCACAACGTGCACCTCAAAGTGGTGGCCCACGCCGGCGACGGAAACCTGCATCCCACGTTCTGGATCGACCGGCAGGACAAGCTGGTGGACGAGGGAGCTCTGGAGCGGCTCCACCGGGCCCTGGATGAGTCCATCACGGCCGCCCTGGGCATGGGCGGCACCATCACTGGCGAACACGGCGTAGGGCAGTACAAACTGCGGTGGCTGGGCCAGGAGCAGCCGGAACCGCTTCGGGAACTCCAGCGCCGGATCAAGGACCTGTTCGATCCCGCAGGCATCCTGAACCCCGGAAAGGCGATCTAG
- a CDS encoding glycoside hydrolase family 13 protein, with protein MSVETLTPAAAGPLTLIHAPDNQPGWWRSAVIYQVYPRSFRDLNGDGVGDLAGITEELPHLADLGVDAMWLSPFYRSPQRDAGYDVSDYCDVDPIFGTLGDFDVMMAESHRLGLRVIVDLVPNHCSDQHALFQAALAAPAGSPERDMFIFRDGNGPEGHEPPNNWQSHFGGPAWTRVTGPDGQPDQWYLHLFDSSQPDFNWDNPAVHAEFERILRFWLDRGVSGFRVDVAHALVKAPGLPAWGGRPDGGSSDGFPGHEAPMFGQPAIHDIYRSWRQILDGYGPDRILCAEASVDLPRLAHWVRPDEMHQAFNFPYLHAGLDVYRLRSVITDSLTVLDGVGAPSTWVLSNHDVVRHASRFGYNGQGPRDGDGIGPADPQPDTALGRQRAAAASLFMLGLPGGAYVYQGEELGLPDGIDIPEHLRQDPTFARTGGQRLGRDGCRVPLPWRAGEPHFGFGHGEDPWLPLPASFEQWARDVQAGSPSSHLALYRTMLAVRRELDLGRGSLAWAEDWCTGSSLGYVNGTTLVLMNLNHEPLEMPAGQVLVRSVPSGPEGLLASGETAWISLTSAP; from the coding sequence ATGTCTGTCGAAACTTTGACACCCGCCGCCGCCGGTCCCCTGACCCTGATCCACGCTCCCGACAACCAGCCGGGCTGGTGGCGGTCTGCCGTGATCTACCAGGTGTACCCCCGCTCGTTCCGGGACCTCAATGGCGACGGCGTGGGCGACCTCGCGGGCATCACCGAGGAGCTGCCCCACCTGGCGGACCTTGGCGTGGATGCCATGTGGCTGTCCCCCTTCTACCGGTCCCCGCAGCGCGACGCCGGGTACGACGTCAGCGACTACTGCGACGTGGACCCGATCTTCGGCACCCTCGGCGACTTCGACGTGATGATGGCCGAATCCCACCGGCTGGGCCTGCGGGTCATCGTGGACCTCGTACCAAACCACTGCTCCGACCAGCATGCGCTGTTCCAGGCAGCCCTGGCCGCGCCTGCAGGCAGCCCGGAGCGGGACATGTTTATCTTCCGCGACGGAAACGGACCCGAGGGACACGAGCCGCCCAACAACTGGCAGTCCCACTTCGGCGGCCCCGCCTGGACGCGGGTAACGGGCCCGGACGGCCAGCCGGACCAGTGGTACCTCCACCTTTTCGATTCATCCCAGCCGGACTTCAACTGGGACAACCCTGCCGTACACGCTGAGTTCGAACGGATCCTCCGGTTCTGGCTGGACCGCGGCGTTTCCGGCTTCCGGGTGGACGTGGCCCACGCGCTGGTCAAGGCGCCTGGCCTCCCCGCCTGGGGCGGACGCCCCGACGGCGGAAGTTCAGACGGCTTCCCCGGCCACGAGGCGCCGATGTTCGGGCAGCCGGCAATCCACGACATCTACCGCAGCTGGCGACAGATTCTGGACGGCTACGGCCCCGACCGGATCCTGTGCGCGGAAGCGAGCGTTGACCTTCCCCGGCTGGCGCACTGGGTTAGGCCGGACGAAATGCATCAGGCGTTCAACTTCCCGTACCTGCACGCGGGGCTGGACGTTTACCGGCTGCGCTCGGTCATCACCGATTCCCTGACGGTCCTGGATGGCGTGGGGGCTCCCAGCACCTGGGTGCTGTCCAACCACGACGTCGTCCGGCATGCCAGCCGCTTCGGCTACAACGGGCAGGGGCCCCGCGACGGCGACGGCATCGGTCCGGCGGATCCGCAGCCTGACACCGCCCTGGGCCGGCAGCGGGCGGCGGCCGCCTCGCTTTTTATGCTGGGACTGCCCGGCGGGGCGTATGTCTACCAGGGTGAAGAGCTCGGCCTGCCGGACGGTATCGACATCCCCGAGCACCTGCGCCAGGACCCCACGTTCGCCCGTACCGGCGGGCAGCGGCTGGGCAGGGACGGCTGCCGGGTTCCGCTGCCGTGGCGCGCAGGCGAACCCCACTTCGGCTTCGGGCACGGCGAGGACCCCTGGCTGCCCCTTCCTGCCTCCTTTGAACAATGGGCGCGGGACGTACAGGCCGGCTCACCGTCGTCGCACCTTGCTCTTTACCGGACCATGCTGGCGGTGCGCCGTGAGCTGGACCTGGGGCGGGGCTCCCTGGCATGGGCGGAGGATTGGTGCACCGGCTCATCCTTGGGGTACGTCAACGGCACTACGCTGGTGCTTATGAACCTCAACCACGAACCGCTGGAGATGCCTGCAGGGCAGGTCCTGGTCCGCAGCGTCCCCTCCGGTCCGGAAGGCCTGCTGGCGTCCGGCGAGACCGCCTGGATCAGCCTTACTTCCGCTCCCTGA
- a CDS encoding LacI family DNA-binding transcriptional regulator: MAGIKDVADRAGLSIATVSRALSGKPNVSAKSRKLAMEAAGELGFVPSYHAASLASGRNHNIGLVVPSIHRWYFSSVLEGVSGTLLDAGYDLTLYKVGDQPERRHSVLNDFLLRKRLDAVIAVALVLTDAEIQQLLAVHRPIVGIGGTLPGASTIRIDDERLARMATDHLIRLGHTRIGHVTGDAALNQDFKLPGIRQGGYQKAMAAAALEIRPEWQISADFTVQGAYAAARRLLGGATERPTAIFAASDEMAVGTILAARDFGLQVPRDLSVVGMDGHELGETFGLTTVDQDPRRQGVLAAATALQLLEVGPNGSDDGSVPPAADQEFPTEFVIRTSTAVPPAGP; the protein is encoded by the coding sequence ATGGCGGGTATCAAGGACGTCGCAGACAGGGCAGGGCTGTCCATCGCCACCGTCTCGCGGGCGTTGAGCGGCAAGCCCAATGTCTCTGCGAAGAGCCGGAAGCTGGCGATGGAGGCGGCGGGGGAACTGGGGTTCGTCCCGTCCTATCACGCGGCCAGCCTTGCCTCCGGCCGGAACCACAACATCGGCCTGGTGGTCCCGTCCATTCACCGGTGGTACTTCTCCTCAGTGCTGGAGGGCGTGTCTGGGACCCTGCTGGATGCCGGCTACGACCTCACTCTGTACAAGGTGGGCGACCAGCCCGAACGCCGGCACAGTGTGCTCAACGATTTCCTGCTCAGGAAGCGCCTGGATGCGGTCATTGCAGTAGCCCTGGTGCTGACCGACGCCGAAATCCAGCAGCTGCTGGCTGTGCACCGCCCCATCGTGGGTATCGGTGGCACCTTGCCGGGGGCTTCCACTATCAGGATCGACGACGAACGGCTGGCGCGGATGGCCACTGATCATTTGATCCGGCTTGGCCACACCCGGATAGGCCATGTCACCGGCGACGCAGCGCTGAACCAGGACTTCAAGCTGCCCGGCATCCGTCAGGGCGGATACCAAAAGGCCATGGCGGCAGCTGCCTTGGAAATCCGGCCTGAGTGGCAGATCAGCGCTGACTTCACAGTCCAGGGCGCCTACGCGGCGGCACGTCGGCTGCTGGGCGGTGCCACGGAGCGGCCCACCGCGATTTTTGCAGCCTCCGACGAAATGGCGGTGGGTACGATTCTTGCGGCCCGGGACTTTGGATTGCAGGTTCCCCGGGATCTCTCAGTGGTGGGCATGGATGGACACGAGCTGGGCGAGACGTTCGGCCTGACCACCGTGGACCAGGATCCCCGCAGGCAGGGAGTCCTGGCGGCCGCCACTGCGCTGCAGTTGCTTGAGGTTGGCCCGAACGGCTCCGATGATGGATCAGTGCCACCGGCAGCTGACCAGGAGTTCCCGACCGAGTTTGTCATCAGGACGAGTACAGCTGTGCCTCCGGCCGGCCCTTAG